One Oncorhynchus kisutch isolate 150728-3 linkage group LG13, Okis_V2, whole genome shotgun sequence DNA window includes the following coding sequences:
- the LOC109883757 gene encoding meiotic recombination protein REC8 homolog — protein sequence MFFSPSVLNRHTGCFSTIWLAATKGIKIPQKDFLKVNVQRTCSDIMDYVLVRVPPPLPGLPRPRFSLYLSSQLQYGVIIVYHRQCGMLLEEIQHILDRLAKTRTAQKIDVDESDRHTLSLPDVLSLLEESEWAANPFFGEIDSGYTMPSPNTLIQLGGEFRREATPERPLLLSPGTPPQNGITASPDSITLIETEPVTIPSAEFEGAELAEVTHQNMGMIDLLIDQLDHFPEGEMEAERERGPEREEREREGESVGEGDLEREGESEQEVERAEAIERTRDVIGSLIGLPYTTLSSEDPTVLPGEETELPMEMPAALAEERTPVSVPLPPSTHGEPEERGMARERGRWRDSPTQQDVTPPVKQPRRRQLLFIDQETQISQEALQQQIDNTLIQTRPLVVISGPSKRTVSPVDLLGNPCTTLPPELLLPWKRVAIVAALTGSALLVGRTETDSESERERDKERVMKAKEEGGREQEGELSSKEVPRELAESGLSQHDVSTRSPLSLEVSDRDMSRENSPLDTPESRGSPVPRSVSKLKDIPEEGEGPLEREAEDIPMADLSAELLDAVTEPLEDHEGVLFHSLLPPLAQRSSVTHSFWTLLGKTMQMCVCVCLFVCVYNSQVCVCVCSLQRW from the exons ATGTTTTTCTCCCCAAGCGTTTTGAATCGTCACACAGGGTGCTTCTCCACAATATG GTTGGCTGCCACCAAAGGGATAAAGATCCCACAAAAAGATTTCCTGAAAGTCAATGTCCAACGAACATG TAGTGACATCATGGACTATGTGCTGGTGCGAGTCCCGCCCCCTCTGCCGGGGTTGCCCCGCCCCCgtttctccctctacctctcctcccagcTCCAATATGGTGTCATCATCGTCTACCACCGCCAGTGTGGGATGCTCCTGG aggAGATCCAGCACATTCTGGACAGACTAGCCAAGACCAGAACCGCCCAGAAGATCGATGTGGATGAGTCTGATAG acacactctttctctccctgacgTGTTGTCTCTCCTGGAAGAAAGTGAGTGGGCAGCGAACCCCTTCTTTGGAGAAATAGATTCTGGGTACACCATGCCCAGCCCTAACACACTAATACAG CTGGGTGGAGAGTTTAGGAGAGAAGCCACTCCTGAGCGCCCCCTGCTTCTGAGTCCAGGTACTCCCCCTCAGAAcg GTatcacagcgtctccagactccaTCACTCTGATAGAGACTGAACCCGTCACCATCCCCTCAGCAGAG TTTGAAGGGGCGGAGCTCGCTGAGGTCACACATCAAAACATGGGGATGATTGACTTGCTAATCGACCAATTAGATCACTTCCCAGAGG GAGAGatggaggcagagcgagagaggggcccagagagagaagagagggagagagaaggagaatctGTGGGAGAAGGGGacttggagagagagggagaaagtgaacAAGAAGTAGAAAGAGCAGAAGCGATAGAGAGGACAAGAGATGTCATTGGATCCCTTATTGG actgccgTATACCACCCTATCCAGCGAGGACCCCACTGTGCTGCCTGGCGAGGAGACAGAGCTGCCCATGGAGATGCCTGCCGCACTCGCAGAGGAGAGGACACCAGTGTCTGTCCCTTTGCCCCCTTCCACACACGGTGAACCAGAGGAGCGAGGGAtggctagagagagggggagatggagagatagccCCACCCAACAGGATGTTACTCCCCCAGTGAAGCAACCTCGTAGGAGGCAGCTGCTCTTCATCGACCAGGAAACACAGATATCCCAGGAGGCACTGCAGCAACAGATAGACAACACTCTCATACAGACCAGGCCCCTg gttgtAATCAGTGGTCCCTCTAAGAGAACAGTGTCTCCAGTTGATCTCCTTGGTAACCCATGCACCA CCCTCCCTCCAGAGCTGCTGTTGCCATGGAAACGGGTGGCGATCGTCGCAGCGCTCACTGGCTCCGCCCTGCTGGtagggaggacagagacagactctgagtcagagagagagagggataaagagagagtgatgaaggcaaaggaggagggaggcagagagcaggagggagagcTCAGCTCAAAAGAG gtacctAGAGAGTTGGCAGAGTCTGGCCTGTCCCAGCATGATGTTTCCA CTCGGTCTCCGCTGTCCCTGGAGGTCTCTGATAGAGACATGTCCCGGGAGAACTCCCCCCTGGACACACCCGAGAGCAGAGG gtctcCTGTCCCCAGGTCTGTGTCCAAACTGAAGGACATTCCAGAGGAGGGCGAGGGACCGCtggaaagagaggcagaggacaTACCTATGGCTGACTTATCAGCAGAGCTACTGGA CGCAGTGACAGAGCCTCTTGAGGATCATGAAGGGGTGCTGTTCCACTCTCTGCTGCCCCCACTGGCCCAACGCAGTAGTGTCACTCACTCATTCTGGACCCTACTGGGTAAGACaatgcagatgtgtgtgtgtgtgtgtttgtttgtttgtgtgtataacagtcaggtgtgtgtgtgtgtgtgttctctacaGAGATGGTAA